In one window of Posidoniimonas corsicana DNA:
- the tyrS gene encoding tyrosine--tRNA ligase: MQFFDDLQWRGLIHQTTDDGLAAWLHKQPRTLYAGFDPTADSLHVGHMMGLIMLRRYQQAGHTALAVVGGATGMIGDPSGKSAERNLLSKDDLERNVAAIGEQMKRFLDFGGAKPTAKLLNNFDWTSGWSYLEFLRDIGKNFPVNVMLAKDSVKSRLGGDAGMSYTEFSYMLLQAYDFVHLYKEHGCELQAGGSDQWGNITAGIDLARRMHGAHLFGQTWPLLTKSDGTKMGKTEGGAVWLSPDRTSPYEFFQYWRNVDDSDVGGCLRMLTELSHEEIESLDKSREDDAAKRESQVRLAEELTRLVHGQEGLDAARRASEVLFGAEIAELDDRQLVSIFRDVPSTEVPRDRLAGDGLGILEAFTLAGLSKSNGEARRTLGNGGAYVNNRRVDDPKRQLTTADLASETVMVLRSGKKRYALLRFAE; this comes from the coding sequence ATGCAGTTCTTCGACGACCTCCAGTGGCGAGGCCTCATCCACCAGACCACCGACGACGGCCTGGCCGCGTGGCTGCACAAGCAGCCGCGCACGCTGTACGCCGGGTTTGACCCCACGGCCGACAGCCTGCACGTGGGCCACATGATGGGTCTCATCATGCTGCGGCGCTACCAGCAGGCGGGGCACACCGCGCTGGCGGTGGTGGGCGGCGCCACCGGCATGATCGGCGACCCCAGCGGCAAGAGCGCCGAGCGCAACCTGCTCTCCAAGGACGACCTCGAGCGGAACGTGGCCGCCATCGGCGAGCAGATGAAGCGGTTCCTCGACTTCGGCGGCGCCAAGCCGACCGCCAAGCTGCTGAACAACTTCGACTGGACCAGCGGCTGGAGCTACCTGGAGTTCCTCCGCGACATCGGCAAGAACTTCCCGGTCAACGTGATGCTGGCCAAGGACTCGGTGAAGAGCCGCCTGGGCGGTGACGCCGGCATGTCCTACACCGAGTTCAGCTACATGCTGCTGCAGGCGTACGACTTTGTGCACCTGTACAAGGAGCACGGCTGCGAGCTGCAGGCCGGCGGCAGCGACCAGTGGGGCAACATCACCGCCGGCATCGACCTGGCCCGCCGGATGCACGGCGCGCACCTGTTCGGCCAGACCTGGCCGCTGTTGACCAAGTCGGACGGCACGAAGATGGGCAAGACCGAGGGGGGCGCCGTGTGGCTCTCGCCGGACCGGACCAGCCCCTACGAGTTCTTCCAGTACTGGCGCAACGTCGACGACTCCGACGTCGGCGGCTGCCTGCGGATGCTCACCGAATTGTCGCACGAGGAGATTGAATCACTCGACAAATCGCGCGAAGACGACGCCGCCAAGCGGGAGAGCCAGGTGCGGCTTGCCGAGGAGCTGACCCGGCTGGTGCACGGGCAGGAGGGGCTGGACGCGGCCCGGCGGGCGAGTGAGGTGCTGTTCGGCGCCGAGATCGCCGAGCTGGACGACCGGCAGCTGGTGTCGATCTTCCGCGACGTGCCCAGCACGGAGGTCCCGCGCGACCGGCTGGCCGGCGACGGCCTGGGCATCCTCGAGGCGTTCACGCTGGCCGGCCTGTCCAAGAGCAACGGCGAGGCCCGCCGCACGCTGGGCAACGGCGGGGCCTACGTCAACAACCGCCGGGTCGACGACCCCAAGCGGCAGCTCACCACGGCCGACCTGGCTAGCGAGACCGTCATGGTGCTGCGGTCGGGCAAGAAGCGGTACGCCCTGTTAAGATTTGCGGAATAG
- the galE gene encoding UDP-glucose 4-epimerase GalE gives MNILVTGGAGYVGSHAVKCLMANGHDVWVYDNLVYGHKSAAPADRLVVGDLHESEKLTKLLRDNQIEAVMHFAAYAYVGESVTDPAKYYQNNVVGTLSLLDAMRECGVQKIVFSSTCATYGVPQQVPIPEDHPQAPINPYGYTKLVIERAMEDYRHAYGLGYAALRYFNASGAAADGSIGEDHDPETHLIPLILDVALGKRDSITVFGTDYPTPDGSCIRDYIHVDDLADAHLAALNKLAPGKSLKLNLGTGRGASVKEVIELCEEVTGKEIATLLGERREGDPPELVANPKTAEDAIGWKAKRSMRETIESAWAWHSAHPDGYAD, from the coding sequence ATGAACATCCTTGTCACCGGCGGCGCCGGCTACGTTGGCTCCCACGCGGTTAAGTGCCTGATGGCCAACGGCCACGACGTGTGGGTCTATGACAACCTGGTCTACGGCCACAAGTCGGCCGCGCCCGCCGACCGGCTGGTGGTCGGCGACCTGCACGAGTCCGAGAAGCTTACCAAGCTGCTGCGCGACAACCAGATTGAGGCGGTCATGCACTTCGCCGCCTACGCCTACGTGGGCGAGTCGGTGACCGACCCCGCCAAGTACTACCAGAACAACGTGGTGGGCACGCTCTCGCTGCTGGACGCGATGCGGGAGTGCGGCGTGCAGAAGATCGTCTTCTCCAGCACCTGCGCCACCTACGGCGTGCCCCAGCAGGTACCGATCCCCGAGGACCACCCCCAGGCGCCCATCAACCCCTACGGCTACACCAAGCTGGTCATCGAGCGGGCGATGGAGGACTACCGCCACGCGTACGGGCTGGGCTACGCGGCGCTGCGGTACTTCAACGCGTCGGGCGCGGCGGCGGACGGGTCGATTGGCGAGGACCACGATCCCGAGACCCACCTCATCCCGCTGATCCTGGATGTGGCGCTCGGCAAGCGGGACTCGATCACGGTGTTCGGCACCGACTACCCAACGCCTGACGGGTCGTGCATCCGCGACTACATCCACGTCGACGACCTGGCCGACGCGCACCTGGCGGCGCTCAACAAGCTGGCGCCGGGCAAGTCGCTGAAGCTGAACCTGGGCACCGGCCGCGGCGCGAGCGTCAAAGAAGTGATCGAGCTGTGCGAGGAGGTCACCGGCAAGGAGATCGCCACCCTGCTCGGGGAGCGACGCGAGGGGGACCCGCCGGAGCTGGTCGCCAATCCCAAGACCGCCGAGGACGCGATCGGCTGGAAGGCGAAGCGGTCGATGCGAGAAACCATCGAGTCCGCCTGGGCCTGGCACTCGGCCCACCCGGACGGCTACGCCGACTGA
- the tdh gene encoding L-threonine 3-dehydrogenase, protein MKALVKQHAEPGLWLEDVPEPTIGINDVLIRVLKTGICGTDVHIYNWDRWAQKTIPVPMVVGHEFVGEIVEVGSNVNDFHAGDLVSGEGHVVCGRCRNCMAGRRHLCKDTKGVGVNRPGAFAEYLSLPMTNVWRHHAGVELDVAAVFDPLGNAVHTALSFPVLGEDVLITGAGPIGIMAAAVVRHAGARHVVITDVNPHRLEIAERVGVTRAVDVRSTTYADIQRELGMLEGFDVGLEMSGNPAAFRDMLANMCHGGKIAMLGIPEDEIAIDWNEVVFNMLTIKGIYGREMYETWYKMSVMIDSGLDIGPVITHRMPYSEFQAGFDIMRSGKSGKIILDWAS, encoded by the coding sequence TTGAAAGCACTAGTTAAGCAGCACGCCGAGCCCGGACTGTGGCTCGAGGACGTGCCGGAACCGACCATCGGCATCAACGACGTGCTGATCCGCGTGCTGAAGACCGGCATCTGCGGCACGGACGTCCACATCTACAACTGGGACCGCTGGGCGCAGAAGACGATTCCCGTGCCGATGGTCGTGGGCCACGAGTTCGTCGGCGAGATTGTCGAGGTCGGCTCCAACGTGAACGACTTCCACGCCGGCGACCTGGTCAGCGGCGAGGGCCACGTGGTGTGCGGCCGCTGCCGCAACTGCATGGCCGGCCGCCGGCACCTGTGCAAGGACACCAAGGGCGTGGGGGTGAACCGGCCGGGGGCGTTTGCGGAGTACCTATCGCTTCCGATGACCAACGTCTGGCGGCACCACGCGGGGGTCGAACTCGACGTGGCGGCGGTGTTCGACCCGCTGGGCAACGCGGTGCACACGGCTCTGTCGTTCCCGGTGCTGGGCGAGGACGTGCTGATCACCGGCGCCGGCCCGATCGGCATCATGGCCGCCGCCGTGGTGCGGCACGCCGGCGCACGGCACGTCGTCATCACCGACGTGAACCCGCACCGGCTGGAGATCGCCGAGCGGGTGGGCGTCACCCGCGCGGTGGACGTGCGATCGACCACCTACGCCGATATCCAACGGGAGCTCGGCATGCTCGAGGGCTTCGACGTGGGCCTGGAGATGTCGGGAAACCCCGCCGCGTTCCGCGACATGCTGGCCAACATGTGCCACGGCGGCAAGATCGCGATGCTCGGCATCCCCGAGGACGAGATTGCAATCGACTGGAACGAGGTCGTGTTCAACATGCTCACGATCAAGGGCATCTACGGCCGCGAGATGTACGAGACCTGGTACAAGATGAGCGTCATGATCGACAGCGGGCTGGACATCGGCCCGGTGATCACCCACCGCATGCCGTACAGTGAGTTCCAAGCAGGCTTTGACATTATGCGGTCCGGCAAGTCGGGCAAGATCATCCTGGACTGGGCCAGCTAG
- the kbl gene encoding glycine C-acetyltransferase — MASTTEPVERQLTEIRDAGLYKNERLIESPQRAHITVGEGREVLNMCANNYLGLADHPEIIKAAHEYLDRWGYGLSSVRFICGTQTCHKELERAVSSFLGTEDTILYSSCFDANGGLFETLLGPEDAVISDELNHASIIDGVRLCKAKRLRYKTCDMADLEEKLKEADAAGARTKLITTDGVFSMDGSVAKLDQVCDLADKYNALVHFDDCHATGFWGPTGRGTHEHCGVVDRIDITTGTFGKALGGASGGYTSGRKEIVELLRQRSRPYLFSNTIAPPIVGGSLAALRIAGESTELRDKLMQNTAYFREAMGSAGFNILPGEHPIVPIMLGDSKLASAMADKLLELGVYVIGFSYPVVPMEKARIRVQISAAHSAEDLEQAVERFKQAKAAVAA; from the coding sequence GTGGCATCTACTACCGAGCCCGTCGAGCGCCAGCTCACCGAAATCCGCGACGCCGGCCTGTACAAGAACGAGCGTCTGATCGAGTCGCCCCAGCGGGCGCACATCACCGTCGGCGAGGGCCGTGAGGTGCTGAACATGTGCGCCAACAACTACCTGGGCTTGGCGGACCATCCGGAGATTATCAAGGCCGCGCACGAGTACCTTGACCGGTGGGGCTACGGGCTTTCGTCGGTGCGGTTCATCTGCGGTACGCAGACGTGCCACAAGGAGCTGGAGCGGGCGGTCAGCAGCTTCCTGGGCACCGAGGACACTATCCTGTACTCCTCCTGCTTCGACGCCAACGGCGGGCTGTTCGAGACGCTCCTCGGCCCGGAAGACGCCGTGATCAGCGACGAGCTGAACCACGCGTCCATCATCGATGGGGTGCGGCTCTGCAAGGCCAAGCGTCTGCGGTACAAGACCTGCGACATGGCGGACCTCGAGGAGAAGCTCAAGGAGGCCGACGCCGCCGGCGCCCGGACCAAGCTGATCACCACCGACGGCGTGTTCAGCATGGACGGCAGCGTGGCCAAGCTCGACCAGGTCTGCGACCTGGCCGACAAGTACAACGCGCTGGTGCACTTCGACGACTGTCACGCCACCGGGTTCTGGGGCCCGACCGGCCGCGGCACGCACGAGCACTGCGGGGTGGTCGACCGGATCGACATCACCACCGGCACGTTCGGCAAGGCGCTCGGCGGCGCCAGCGGCGGCTACACCAGCGGACGGAAGGAGATCGTCGAGCTGCTTCGGCAGCGGTCGCGGCCCTACCTGTTCTCCAACACGATCGCGCCGCCGATTGTCGGCGGCTCCCTCGCGGCGCTGCGGATCGCAGGCGAGTCGACCGAGCTCCGCGACAAGCTGATGCAGAACACCGCCTACTTCCGCGAGGCGATGGGGTCCGCCGGCTTCAACATCCTGCCGGGCGAGCACCCAATTGTGCCCATCATGCTGGGCGACTCGAAGCTCGCCTCGGCGATGGCCGACAAGCTGCTGGAACTGGGCGTGTACGTGATCGGGTTCTCCTACCCGGTCGTGCCGATGGAGAAGGCGCGGATCCGCGTGCAGATCTCCGCGGCCCACAGCGCCGAAGACCTGGAGCAGGCGGTCGAGAGGTTCAAGCAGGCCAAGGCGGCGGTCGCGGCCTAG
- a CDS encoding L-serine ammonia-lyase, producing MTPYSTTFRPAERLSIFHMLKVGVGPSSSHTLGPWLAAKRFVGLLGADASTVNRIQVHLYGSLAKTGKGHGTDIAVQMGLTGADPETFPTEQIAGVIADIAKQSRLPLANGGAVDFDPSADIQFHTDQQLPAHPNGMTFAAEFGSGERCEATFYSVGGGFVVQEGETPPVCDANLEFPVDTADELLAHCASTGLPISGVVMRNELAWSTKAQVEAGLDRISSVMIQCVYRGCHAHGVLPGGLGVKRRAADIAQRMLGDSSGEPGGADAWLDAIGDQTEDFQATLDWVSCFALAVNEENAAFGRVVTAPTNGAAGVIPAVLLYFRLFRGADQSALRRFLLTAGEIGCLFKKGATISAAMGGCQAEIGVSSAMAAAALAEGLGGTPQQAAAAAEIAMEHHLGMTCDPIRGLVQIPCIERNVFGAMKAITAARLALQRDPADARVSLDAVIRTMWNTALDMNSKYKETSEGGLAIQIPVNVSEC from the coding sequence ATGACTCCTTACAGCACGACGTTTAGGCCGGCCGAACGGCTGAGCATCTTCCATATGCTGAAGGTCGGCGTCGGGCCGTCGAGTTCGCACACGCTCGGTCCGTGGCTGGCGGCAAAGCGGTTTGTCGGTTTGCTTGGCGCCGATGCCTCCACAGTCAACCGCATCCAGGTTCACCTCTACGGCTCTCTGGCCAAGACCGGCAAGGGACACGGCACGGACATCGCGGTTCAGATGGGCCTGACCGGCGCCGATCCCGAGACCTTCCCGACCGAGCAGATTGCCGGTGTCATTGCCGACATCGCAAAGCAGAGTCGGCTGCCGCTGGCGAACGGCGGAGCGGTCGACTTCGACCCCTCAGCCGACATCCAGTTCCACACGGACCAGCAGCTCCCGGCCCATCCCAACGGCATGACCTTCGCGGCTGAGTTCGGCTCCGGCGAGCGGTGCGAGGCAACGTTTTACTCGGTTGGTGGTGGGTTTGTCGTGCAGGAAGGGGAGACCCCGCCCGTTTGTGATGCGAACCTCGAGTTCCCCGTCGACACTGCGGACGAGCTGCTAGCGCACTGCGCTTCCACCGGGCTCCCGATCAGCGGCGTGGTGATGCGCAACGAGCTGGCGTGGAGCACCAAGGCCCAGGTTGAAGCCGGGCTGGACCGAATCTCTTCGGTCATGATCCAGTGTGTCTACCGCGGCTGCCACGCCCACGGTGTGCTGCCGGGCGGGTTGGGAGTGAAACGCCGGGCCGCCGACATCGCGCAGCGGATGCTCGGCGATTCATCCGGGGAACCTGGCGGAGCGGACGCCTGGCTTGACGCGATCGGTGACCAAACGGAGGACTTTCAGGCGACCCTCGACTGGGTGAGTTGTTTCGCGCTGGCGGTGAACGAAGAGAACGCCGCGTTCGGCCGCGTGGTGACCGCGCCCACCAACGGCGCGGCCGGCGTCATCCCGGCGGTGCTGCTCTACTTCCGGCTGTTCCGCGGCGCCGATCAGTCCGCTTTGCGGCGGTTCCTGCTCACCGCGGGCGAGATCGGCTGCCTGTTCAAGAAGGGCGCCACGATCTCCGCCGCGATGGGGGGCTGCCAGGCGGAGATCGGCGTCTCGTCGGCGATGGCCGCCGCGGCCTTGGCCGAGGGCCTGGGCGGGACACCCCAGCAGGCCGCCGCCGCCGCGGAGATCGCCATGGAGCACCACCTTGGCATGACGTGCGACCCGATCCGTGGACTGGTGCAGATCCCGTGCATCGAGCGGAACGTGTTCGGCGCGATGAAGGCGATCACCGCCGCCCGGCTGGCTCTGCAACGCGACCCGGCCGACGCGCGGGTGTCGCTGGACGCGGTGATCCGGACGATGTGGAACACCGCGCTCGACATGAACTCCAAGTACAAAGAGACCTCCGAGGGCGGCCTCGCGATCCAGATCCCGGTCAACGTCAGCGAGTGCTAG
- a CDS encoding C25 family cysteine peptidase, with amino-acid sequence MWRQLLLLLLIPPASTAARAADTLVVTPDSFRPALAKWLELRRGQGHAIEVVRPPQTAEGLAQAIADAAASGDLEHVVLVGDAPNQGSCFPDAIPTDYRPAPVSKQYSGEALIATDNPFADLDDDTAPELAVGRIPCRTPSELAAYLDRVISHEQKATATTRLNLVASPGRFSPLIDSMIELTAHQAFRQLTPKHVVLNAIYNSSTSAHFPDRPFRQAVLDGLGEPALAWIYLGHATHNGLDRVEPVAAAPQMLTCGDLRRDAPPGVGPVLAALLACETGRIDGPDECLAESMLLCPSGPLAVVASSRVCMPYGNSVLGMELLSRLFDQPVSIGLCVRDGKRRALAPDSELPLRASVKQLGLGASPNADRLDAEVEEHVLMYNLLGDPLLRVH; translated from the coding sequence ATGTGGCGCCAACTCCTGCTGCTGCTCTTGATTCCCCCTGCGTCGACAGCCGCCCGTGCGGCCGACACGCTGGTCGTGACGCCCGATTCCTTCAGGCCTGCACTCGCCAAGTGGCTGGAACTGCGGCGGGGCCAGGGCCATGCCATTGAGGTGGTGCGCCCTCCTCAGACGGCGGAGGGCCTCGCGCAGGCCATCGCAGACGCGGCGGCCAGCGGTGACCTTGAGCATGTCGTGCTGGTGGGCGACGCACCCAACCAAGGCTCATGCTTCCCTGATGCGATCCCCACCGACTACCGCCCGGCGCCGGTCAGCAAGCAGTACAGCGGCGAAGCGTTGATCGCCACCGACAACCCGTTTGCCGACCTGGACGACGACACGGCGCCTGAGTTGGCGGTCGGCAGGATCCCGTGCCGCACACCCAGTGAGCTGGCGGCCTACCTTGACCGGGTTATCTCACACGAGCAGAAGGCCACCGCAACTACGCGGCTCAACCTGGTCGCCTCGCCCGGCCGGTTCTCGCCGCTGATCGACTCGATGATCGAGCTGACCGCTCACCAGGCGTTCAGGCAGCTGACTCCCAAGCACGTGGTCCTGAACGCCATCTACAACTCCTCCACTAGCGCCCACTTCCCAGACCGGCCATTCCGCCAGGCGGTCCTCGACGGGCTGGGCGAGCCCGCCCTCGCGTGGATTTACCTAGGGCACGCGACGCACAACGGGCTCGACCGGGTAGAGCCGGTGGCGGCGGCGCCCCAGATGCTTACCTGCGGCGACCTACGCCGCGACGCCCCGCCCGGCGTAGGCCCGGTCCTCGCGGCGCTGCTGGCTTGCGAGACCGGCCGGATCGACGGGCCCGACGAGTGCCTGGCCGAGTCGATGCTGCTGTGCCCGAGCGGCCCACTGGCTGTAGTCGCAAGCTCGCGGGTCTGCATGCCCTACGGCAACAGCGTGCTCGGCATGGAGCTTCTGAGCCGCCTGTTCGACCAGCCGGTGAGCATTGGCCTGTGCGTGCGGGACGGGAAGCGTCGAGCGCTCGCGCCCGATTCGGAACTGCCGCTGCGCGCGTCGGTGAAGCAGCTGGGGTTGGGCGCCTCGCCCAACGCGGACCGGCTCGACGCGGAAGTAGAAGAGCACGTGCTCATGTACAACCTGCTCGGCGACCCGCTGCTGCGGGTGCACTAG
- a CDS encoding PEP-CTERM sorting domain-containing protein, whose translation MKKTPLRLVGVLAVLVAAFASATSGQAATILGASVALSDLIGGGSVVVGDKEFTEFTYAFTGDMPPAEGVNVIPISDDDGNFGIRFQGAFQDSTFTQGGSDALLTYTVTVLDPQYLITDAHIQGNTRIVGRDQGAIGSIAVVETFLPLGVNGEFTMDIQDKKSDTEDITRLADWTTFDKGYKTLKVQKDILAFAFTNDATMSFVDQTFSQEFVPEPAAVALLALGLAGVATGGRRRS comes from the coding sequence ATGAAGAAGACTCCCTTGCGGCTGGTCGGCGTGCTCGCCGTGCTCGTTGCTGCGTTTGCGTCTGCAACGAGCGGCCAGGCCGCAACTATCCTCGGCGCATCTGTTGCGTTGTCCGATCTCATCGGCGGCGGTTCGGTTGTCGTCGGGGACAAGGAATTCACCGAGTTTACCTACGCCTTCACCGGTGACATGCCGCCGGCCGAAGGCGTCAACGTGATTCCTATTTCTGACGACGACGGCAACTTTGGAATTCGGTTCCAGGGCGCCTTCCAGGATTCGACGTTCACGCAGGGCGGATCCGATGCGCTGCTCACCTACACGGTGACGGTGCTCGACCCGCAGTACCTGATTACCGACGCGCACATTCAGGGCAACACCCGGATTGTGGGCAGGGATCAGGGCGCCATCGGTTCCATCGCAGTGGTGGAGACCTTCCTGCCGCTAGGAGTGAACGGCGAGTTCACTATGGATATCCAGGACAAGAAGTCCGACACCGAGGACATCACTCGGCTGGCCGACTGGACCACGTTCGACAAGGGCTACAAGACCCTGAAGGTCCAGAAGGATATCCTCGCGTTCGCTTTTACAAACGACGCCACCATGTCGTTTGTCGATCAGACGTTCTCGCAGGAATTCGTCCCCGAGCCGGCGGCCGTTGCGCTGTTGGCCCTGGGCCTTGCGGGGGTGGCAACCGGCGGACGTCGGCGGTCCTAG
- a CDS encoding sugar phosphate isomerase/epimerase family protein, protein MVKGRFDRRGFLRATAAGVGVLGCMPAFGAESGSLPFRISLAEWSLHKTLRSGKLANLDFPGLAKSEFGINAVEYVNQFFKDKANDKAYLAELKGRCDDHDVRSLLIMCDGEGNLGDPNDAQRTKAVENHHKWVEAAKFLGCHSIRVNAASSGSFEEQQKLAADGLARLGEFADIHGLNVLVENHGGLSSNGKWLAGVMKRVGRPNVGTLPDFGNFTVNHSTGEVYDRYVGVKELMPYAKAVSAKSKKFNDDGVDTETDYFRMMQIVLDAGYHGYVGIEWEGPGDEYEGIHKTKRLLERVRESVA, encoded by the coding sequence ATGGTCAAGGGCAGATTCGATCGCCGCGGTTTCCTCCGGGCGACCGCGGCGGGCGTGGGAGTTCTCGGTTGCATGCCGGCATTCGGGGCAGAGTCCGGCTCTCTCCCGTTCAGGATTTCGCTTGCGGAGTGGTCGCTGCACAAGACGCTGCGGTCGGGGAAGCTGGCGAATCTCGACTTCCCAGGGCTTGCGAAGAGCGAGTTCGGAATCAACGCGGTCGAATACGTCAATCAGTTCTTCAAGGACAAAGCCAACGACAAGGCGTACCTGGCGGAGCTCAAGGGGCGTTGCGACGACCACGATGTCCGCAGCCTGCTGATTATGTGCGACGGGGAGGGCAATCTCGGCGATCCCAACGACGCCCAACGCACCAAGGCTGTGGAGAATCACCACAAGTGGGTCGAGGCCGCCAAGTTCCTCGGCTGCCATTCCATCCGGGTGAACGCAGCCTCGTCTGGCTCGTTCGAGGAGCAGCAGAAGCTGGCCGCAGACGGGCTCGCCCGGCTTGGCGAGTTTGCCGACATCCACGGGCTCAACGTGTTGGTCGAGAACCACGGGGGACTCTCCTCCAACGGCAAATGGCTGGCCGGCGTGATGAAGCGAGTGGGCCGTCCGAACGTTGGAACGCTGCCCGACTTTGGGAATTTTACGGTCAACCACAGCACCGGTGAGGTGTACGACCGATACGTCGGGGTGAAGGAACTCATGCCGTACGCCAAGGCGGTGTCGGCGAAGAGCAAGAAGTTCAACGATGACGGCGTCGACACCGAGACCGACTACTTCCGCATGATGCAGATTGTGCTAGACGCGGGATACCATGGGTACGTAGGCATCGAGTGGGAGGGCCCAGGAGATGAGTACGAGGGCATCCACAAGACCAAGCGGCTCTTGGAGCGTGTGAGGGAGAGTGTTGCTTAG
- the icd gene encoding NADP-dependent isocitrate dehydrogenase, with the protein MSDAAGQPITMNDGRLTVPDTPIIPFIEGDGTGPDIWRASKRVLDAAVEKAYGGSKQISWVEVLAGQKAFDQTGEWLPDATLTAFRDYLVGIKGPLTTPVGGGIRSLNVALRQILDLYVCLRPVQYFEGVPSPVKQPELTDMVIFRENSEDIYAGIEFENGTDDCDKLKSLLSEAFPDRWKKVRFPETVGLGIKPVSQEGTSRLVKAAIQYAIDNDKESVTLVHKGNIMKFTEGAFRDWGYQCAKDLFGATEIDGGPWCSFKSPKSGKEIIVKDVIADAMLQQILTRPAEYDVIATLNLNGDYISDALAACVGGIGIAPGGNINYDSGHAIFEATHGTAPKYADQDKVNPGSVTLSGEMMLRYLGWTEAADLIIKGLNGAIGAKTVTYDFERLMDGATLLKCSEFGDAIVKHMD; encoded by the coding sequence ATGTCCGACGCCGCCGGCCAGCCTATCACCATGAACGACGGGCGGTTGACCGTCCCCGACACGCCGATTATCCCGTTCATCGAGGGTGACGGCACCGGACCCGATATCTGGCGGGCGAGCAAGCGGGTGCTCGACGCGGCCGTTGAGAAGGCCTACGGCGGATCCAAGCAGATTTCCTGGGTGGAGGTACTGGCGGGCCAGAAGGCGTTTGACCAGACCGGCGAGTGGCTCCCCGACGCCACCCTCACGGCGTTCCGCGATTACCTGGTGGGGATCAAAGGCCCCCTAACCACCCCGGTGGGTGGCGGCATCCGTTCGCTCAACGTCGCGTTGCGGCAAATCCTCGACCTGTACGTCTGCCTCCGGCCGGTGCAGTACTTCGAAGGCGTCCCTTCACCCGTCAAGCAACCGGAACTCACCGACATGGTGATCTTCCGTGAGAACAGCGAGGATATCTACGCCGGGATCGAATTCGAGAACGGCACGGACGACTGCGACAAGCTCAAATCACTGCTCTCCGAGGCGTTCCCGGACCGCTGGAAGAAGGTCCGATTCCCGGAGACCGTGGGCCTTGGCATCAAGCCCGTGAGCCAGGAGGGGACCTCCCGCCTCGTTAAGGCCGCGATCCAGTACGCCATCGACAACGACAAGGAGTCGGTCACGCTGGTCCACAAGGGGAACATCATGAAGTTCACCGAAGGGGCCTTCCGCGACTGGGGCTACCAGTGCGCCAAGGACCTGTTCGGGGCCACAGAGATTGACGGCGGCCCGTGGTGCAGCTTCAAGTCCCCGAAGTCTGGCAAGGAGATCATCGTCAAGGACGTCATCGCCGACGCGATGCTTCAGCAGATCCTCACGCGTCCCGCCGAGTACGACGTCATCGCGACGCTCAACCTCAATGGCGACTACATCTCCGACGCCCTGGCCGCGTGCGTCGGCGGCATCGGCATCGCGCCGGGCGGCAATATCAACTACGACAGTGGCCACGCCATCTTCGAAGCGACCCACGGCACCGCGCCGAAGTACGCAGACCAGGACAAGGTCAACCCCGGCAGCGTAACACTGTCCGGCGAGATGATGCTCCGCTACCTCGGCTGGACGGAAGCCGCCGACCTGATCATCAAGGGGCTGAACGGCGCCATTGGCGCCAAAACCGTCACCTACGACTTCGAGCGTCTGATGGACGGCGCCACGCTGCTGAAGTGCAGCGAATTCGGCGATGCGATCGTGAAGCACATGGATTGA